The following DNA comes from Flavisolibacter ginsenosidimutans.
AAATGTCGCTGTGGTAAGCCGTAAACAAATCAATCGTTTCTTTCTTCAAATAACGTTCGCCGTTGAAGGTGCCGCCGTTCAAAAGCATTTGATAAAGCATGGCCAAATCATAAGCGTTCGAGAACAAACCCGCATGGCCCGACACGTTGCCAAACATCGCCGCACCTTCGTCGTGCACGTAACCGTGCATCAATTGATGACGAAAATATTTGTCTTCTTCGGTCGGAACAATCTGCTCCAATCCAAAACGCAGCCAGGGCTTAAAGCCCGTGGAAGCCATTCCCATCGGACCGTAAAATGTTTTCTGCGCATATTGATCGAGCGGCATACCGCTAACCGTTTCTACAATCTTGCCAAGCAGAATAAAATCGTTGTCGCTGTAAACGTATTTACCCAAAGGCCCAAGCGGACTTTGCGCAATGCGCTTCATCATTGTGTCTTCCCAATCGTTGCGCAGGTACAAACCCTGTGCGATGGGTATTGTAAACCCGGGCTTCGATGCGGTGCTGACGTATTGCGGCAACGGATTACCAGCTTTATCAATTACTTCTTTGTAAAAGATTACATCGGGCACAAGGCCGGCCTGGTGCAGAAGAATATCGGTAAGTTTTAAATTTTCTTTGTCCGAGCCACGCATAGAAGGCAGGTAATCGCCCAACGTTTTGTTCAAATCCACTTTGCCTTGTTCGTACAGTTTCATGATGGAAACCGTTGTCGCGGAAACCTTCGTTACCGATGCCAGGTCATAAACACTTTCCAAGGTCACCGGTGGCGAAGCCGGATCAAACTCGTAACGGCCAAACGCTTTGTGGTATTTGATCACACCGTTTTGAATGGCGATGACCACCGCACCGGGATAGGCTTTTTTGTTGACACCGTCCTGTATGATGCTGTCAACGCTTGCAAACTCCGGCGACGTGCCCACGGGCAAAAATTTTCCAACGGCAATGCCGCTGCCGTACGATTGATTGCAAACACTAACAGGCAGTGTTCCTTTTGCTTCTATGTTTCCGGTTAAAAAATCGGCGGCTGCGGTCTGAAAGATGTCATCGTCTTCGTACATCGCCACTAAAGTAGGAGCGTTGCAAAAAAGACCCGCGGCATAAACGTTACCAAACAAAAATGTAACAGCGTTGTACGCTTGCAGATTGTTTACAAGATTGATGCTGGACGTTGGAATGCCAAAATTGTTTCCGGGACGCAGCGCATAATTGTGAACGCCGATCACGACTTTGTTGTAACTGCCGTTTTTGATTTGCTCCAGAATGTTCGCGGCTTTTGTGCTGTCGTTGTACGGAAGCAAATAGGTGTCGGCTTCAAAGTCGGTTTTCAAGCGTGTGCCAAATGCGTTCAATACCGGCGTGCCAATGCCCACGTAAGCTACTTTCCCGCTTTTGATAAAAGGCAGAAGGCCCGCTTTGTTATTCATTACCGTCACCACGTTGGCCGCTACTCTTGCACGAATGCCCGCCGTGTGTTTATTCAAATCATCAACAAGGTTGGCGGTATCAATTACCTGCGGCTTGCTTAAGCCCAATTGATATTTTGCGTACAGCACACGCCGCACTTTCTTGTCAATATCGTCCCAACTCAAGCGTTTTTCTTTGATGGCTTTTTTAATGGCATCAATGGCTTGCTCTACGTTCTCCGGCAAGCAAAGCATGTCGTTGCCGGCAATCAGCGCTTCTACCGAAGCCTCTCCGCCTGAATAATATTTCGCAACGCCTTTCATCTCTAATGCATCGGTAAACGTGAGGCCTTCGTAATACAAATCGTTACGCAAAAGATCGGTAACGTTAGCCTTTGAAATGGACGTGGGTTTGTTGGGTGTTGAATCAATTGCGGGGATGGAAAGGTGCGCAATCATCACGCTGCCCACGCCGGCTTTGAACATTTCTTTAAAAGGATAGAGTTCCAGCGTGTCCAATTGGAAACGTGATTTGTTGATAACGGGCAAATCCAAATGCGAATCAACGGCCACATCGCCGTGACCGGGAAAATGTTTGGCGCAGGCCATGATGCCTTCGTCTTGCATGCCGCGCATATAAGCCACGCCAAATTTTGCCACCTTGTATTTGTCTTCGCCAAAGGAACGGTAGCCAATTACAGGATTGTTTGGATTGTTGTTGATGTCAACCACCGGCGCATAATTTACCTGCACGCCAATGCGCTTCATTTGCTCGCCAATGTCGCGGCCCATTTCGTAAACCAGCTTTTCATCGTTCATGGCGCCCAGCGTGAGCTGATATGGATATTTCATCACGCTGTCGAGCCTCATGCCAAGGCCCCATTCGCCGTCAATGGTAATCATCAGCGGCGTCTTTGCAATGGATTGGTAATAGTTGGTGAGATTGGCCTGCCGCACCGGTCCGCCCTGGAAAAAACAAAGCGCACCCACGTCGTATTTTTTAATGAGGTCTGTTACCTGTTGCACGTGTTCGGGACCAAGGTTACTGTGCGCCCGAATCACCATTAGTTGCGCAATCTTTTCTTCTTTGTTTAGGGAATTAAACACGCTGTCCACCCATTTGTCGGCGGACGAAGGGTTCCCGGATTGTGTAAACAGTAAGTAAACGGATAGGCAACAGAGGGCAAGGGCAAATCGTTTCATGCGTTCCAAATTCAACGCACAATTTAGTTGAAAGAGAAAAAACGGGAACACAAAAACTTGTGAAGAAGATTTTATACCAGCCGTAAAGATTTATAACCCCTTGCCTACAAAAAATATTTCACACGGGGCCAAGAAGCAAAGGAGAAAGAAAAACATTTGCCCTCGTCACGCCAACCTCAAACATCGAACCGTCAGGCTGCGTTTGTTCGGAACTTCACTTTTCTTGGAAACAACAACTCGGTTGTGAAGATGAGCAAAAGACTAATACCCGTGGTGCCCGCTACCTTGATTAAAAACTGGAGGAAGGTGCCAAATTGTAGCCATTCCAACAGCGTGAGGTAAAAGTGGTGGAGCAGCGTTAAAACCAACACGTACACGCTGTACGGCGCCCAACCCATTGCTCTTGGCGACGGTTCGCGAAAATTAAATTCGTCCTTGTCTTTTGGAATGAGCAGGTTGATGACAAAGGGCCTTGCGTAAGCCACCAGCACGCAAGCGGCTGCGTGCAGTCCCGGACTCATCATGAAGTAATCCAGAAACAAACCCGTGAAAAAGCCAATCACCAAAAGCCCAAGGCGGTTGATGGAAAAAGGCAACCAAAGAATAAAAAGAAAATAGAGATAAGGCACGATGAACTGGTGCAGAAAGGGAACTTTGTTCAGCACAAAAACCTGCACCAAAAGGAACACAATCAGCCGCAGTATATTTCTTACCAGGTCGCTCAACGTTTTTTGTTTTTTTGTTCTTCCATTTTTTTCTCCGTGTCCTTTGTCAACTGCAGTTGTTCTTCCCGTTGCAGATTTTCCACTACAAACACTTGTTGAATGGCGGAAAAGTTAGCGGCCGTTTTTACTTTCAAAACATAAAAGCCTGTGGACGGATCACTCTTGATTTCGCTGATGGTGCCAATAAGATGTGCCGGCGGAAAATTGTACGAGTAACGGCTCGTCATGATTGAATCGCCGGCTTTTACAGGTACGCTTTGCGGAATCCCTTTCAGTTGCACAAAACGCGGGTCTTTGCCGTCCCATTCCACCTTGCCCAACGTGCCGGTGGCCTTATGCGAAGCGCTCACGGAACTTTGTACGTGCAGCAAACTCATAACCTGGCTAAAGTTGGGACTTACGTTCACCACCACACCCACCACGCTGCCATCGGAATTTAGTACGGCCATATCGTCTTTGATGCCGTACTTGCTGCCGCGGTTGAGTTGCAAATAATTTTGCTCGGCGTTTACGGTATTGTACACCACTTTGGCATCACGCCACAGGTAACGCCGGACGGCGATGGTTGAATCCTGCCGCAGGCTGTCGGTTACGTTACGTTGCGCGGTGTCTGCGTAATTAAAGTTTGACTTCAATAGGTTCAGCAGCGAATCGTTCATGCGGTGCACCCGAACGTTTTCCGCTCCCTGGTGAAAGTAATCGTCTAATTTGTCCACTTGCGTATTTACGCGGCCGGTGACTTCGTTAGCCACGCCCAAAAAAACTGCGTGATGAAAACGGTTGTAATGAAACAGCATCCACAGCGCAAACAACTGCAGCACAACAAAACAGATAAACGTAAAATAGCGGCGGAGAAAAAGAAAAATGTTGCGCATTGAGGGAAGCAATCAGCTTTCAGCAATCAGCTTTCAGCAGTGCGCCGCGTTCTGGGCTTGATAGCTGAAGGCTGATAGCTGACGGCTGTTTTATCTCATTACAAAAGGATAACGGTCGTAATTTTTTAAGGCAAGGCCGGTTCCCCGCACCACGCTTTTCAGCGGATCATCGGCTACGTGAACGGGCAATTTGATTTTTGCGCTCAGGCGTTTGTCGAGGCCTTTCAACAAAGCGCCGCCGCCGGTTAAATACAAACCACGACGATAAATATCAGCGGCCAATTCAGGCGGTGTTTGCTCCAACGCTTTAAGAATGGCTTCTTCTATTTTAAAGATGCTTTTGTCCAGTGCTTCAGCAATCTCCTGGTAGCTCACCATGATTTGTTTGGGAATGCCCGTCACCAGGTCGCGGCCGTTTACGGGAATGTCATCGGGTGGAGAGTCCAGATCTTTCATGGCTGCGCCAATTTGTATCTTGATTTGCTCGGCCGTACGTTCGCCAATCAACAGGCTATGATAGCGGCGAAGCGCTTCCATGATGTCGGCGGTAAACTCGTCGCCAGCAATGCGGATGCTTTGGTCGCAGACAATGCCGGCCAATGCGATTACAGTAATGCCCGTGGTGCCACCGCCAATATCAATAATCATGTTACCCACGGGTTCTTCCACATCAATGCCGATACCCAGTGCGGCGGCCATTGGTTCGTGAATAAGGTAAACCTCCTTTGCACCCGCTTGTTCTGCGCTGTCACGCACCGCACGTTTTTCCACTTCAGTAATGCTTGAAGGAATGCAGATCATCATGCGCCAGCTTGGCGGAAAGAGCGGCTTTTTTGGATAAACCAGCTTGATCATTTCCCGAAGCATGAGTTCGGCAGCGTTAAAATCGGCTATTACACCGTCTTTCAGCGGGCGGATGGTTTTTATGCTTTCGTGGGTTTTTTCGTGCATCATCAGGGCACGTTTTCCCACGGCTAAAACTTCTTTCGGATTGTTTCTGTTCAGCGCTACAATGGAAGGTTCGTTTACCACTACCTCATCGTTGTGGATGATGAGTGTATTTGCCGTGCCCAAGTCTATTGCGATCTCCTGCGTAAACCAGTTAAAAAGTCCCATTGGCTTTATAAGATTTAGATTTTTTACAAGTTGTGCAAAGGTGGGAGAAAATAGTTGATAAACAAACAGTAAAAAGCTTGTGCTTTCGGCTGGGTAGCGGTTTTTTTAGCAAACGAAGAAGTTAGAGGTTGGAAGCTGGAAATTGGAGGTTGACGTGATGAGGATTAGATGCATTTCCGCATCTCACTGCGTTTTTTGGGTGAAAGGAAAATCTACAAGGACACGTGGCAAAACACGAAACGTCCAACTTTTGTTTATCCTTAGCAAAACACTGCCAGCGGCTTTTTGGAAAGAACTTATGTTTGCCCTTCATGCGCAGGACTGCCTTTTTCCTTTTTGCTCTTGGCTTTGTTGTTTTCTGGGCCGTGCTTTCGACGGGCTGCGCCAACATCATTCCGCCTTCGGGCGGGCCTAGAGACAGCTTGCCGCCGCACCTTATTTCTGTAAGTCCAAGAGATTCAACGCGAAACTTTCATGGCAACCGCATTGTGTTTACGTTTGACGAATACATTGCCGACCCGCAAGATCTTCCGAATACGCTTTTGTTCACACCCACCTTTGAAGTCAATCCTGAGATTGCCATCCGCGCCAAAACAGTGACCTTGCGCTTCCGCGACAGCCTGCTGCCGAACACAACCTACACCTTCAACTTTGGCAACGCCATTCGCGACGTGAACGAAGGCAATGCAATAAAGAATTTCACTTACGTTCTCTCTACCGGACCGGTGCTCGATTCCTTATCCTTATCCGGCAAAGTGATTTTGGCCGAAACCGGTAAGGTTGACTCCTCACTGATTGTGATGCTGCACCGTAACCGGACTGATTCGGCGGTTATTAAAGATCGTCCCGAGTATTTTGCCCGCCTCGACGGGGCCGGTAATTTCCGTTTTCAAAACCTGCCGCGTGACACCTTTGCCCTTTATGCCCTCGGCGATGCCGGCACCATCCGCCGCTACCAGGATACCTCCAAGCTCTTTGCCTTTGCCAATGATCCGGTAATTCCCGGCGTTACAAAAGACCTTGTGCTTTATGCTTACCGTTCCAGACAGCCTTCTGCTGCAACAAGCGCTGCACGCAACGGAAACAACACGACTGAAAAGCGTCTGCGCTTCAGTGCCAATCCATCGGGCGGCAACCTGGATTTGCAAAGCGATTTTTCGTTGAACTTTCAATCGCCCCTGCGCAGTTTCGATTCATCCAAAGTTTTGCTGACAACCGATACGACGTTCGCGCCTGTGCGTTATACCGTTTCGCTTGACTCGCTGCGAACGACACTTCGTTTGCGTTCGGCTTGGGCAGAAGGCAAGAGATACAATCTTATTCTCAACAAAGATTTTGCGGACGACAGCGCGGGCCGCAAATTGCTGAAAACCGATACCCTCAACTTTACTACGAAAAAGTTGAGCGATTACGGCAAGCTAAACATCCGCATTCGCAATCTTGACACGAGCCGCAACCCGGTGCTGCAATTTTTACAAAACGACGGGGTAGTATTTTCGGTGAACATCAAAGGCGGTGTTTATCGTTCAACGCTGTTCAATCCTGGCGATTACGACCTGCGTATTTTGTACGATACGAACAACAACGGCAAGTGGGACCCGGGACGTTTTTTTGGCGCCAAACGGCAGCCCGAAATTGCGCAGCCCGTCAGCCGCAAGATTGTGGTAAAAGCCGGTGGAGACAACGATTTCGACGTCACTTTATAAAGGCTTTTTTAACGGCTTCGGAAGCTGTTTTCCCTTCTCAAAATCGTACATTTGGCCTCTTATGCAATTCTCTTCTTCTCTCCTAGAAAATGCGGTTAACGAGTTTGCGAAATTGCCCGGCATTGGCAAGAAAACAGCCCTTCGTTTGGTGCTTCACCTGCTCAAACAAGACAGCGAAGACGTGGAGCATTTCAGCGAAACGATGAGCCGCATGCGCAACGAAATCAAGTTTTGCCAGCGCTGCCACAATGTGGCCGATGCAGACATCTGCTCCATCTGCGCCAACAGCCTGAGAAAGCAGGAAATGATTTGCGTAGTGGAAAATATTCGCGACGTGATTGCGTTGGAAAGCACGCAGCAATTCAGCGGAACCTACCACGTATTGGGCGGCGTCATCTCGCCGCTTGACGGCGTTGGGCCCAATCAGTTGAACATTGACACGCTCATTCACCGCGTGCAAAAAGAGGGAACAAGCGAAGTGATTTTTGCGCTGAGTCCCACTATACAGGGCGACACCACCATCTACTACATTCAAAAGAAATTACCCGCCGAAACAAAAGTAACCACCATTGCCCGCGGCATTGCCTTTGGCGGTGAACTGGAATACGCCGACGAAATGACGCTTGCCCGAAGCTTGCAAAATCGTTTGCCGGTGGACAGTTACGTGAGCAGCCGGTAGGGCAAGGGGCAATAAGCAAATGCCATAAGCATCAAATTTATTGTTTGCTACTCCGCACAACCGTAAGCGAATAAGGCGGCAACAAAAGTGCTTCTGATCGTTGAATGGCTTTTTTCACCGGCGGTAATTCCTTTAACGGATGCCCGTTCAACCCATCGTCTTTCCATTGATATTGTTCTCCTGAATATTGATAAACCGTCAGCGGATAAGAAATGCTTTCTTCGCTTTGTCCATTTGCAATTTTCAGCTTGATTGGATAACTCTTCGCAGAATCTTTGTTGATGAGCAGCAGCGACCATGTTTCATCCGGCAGTCGAAGCGCATAAGCCGAAATAATTTCTTCACCCGCTGTTGTTTTTACGTTGGATGATGCCGAATAAACCTGCAACGGTTTTGAAAAAGGTTCGGTCCAATGCCGCATCATTTCGGCGCCGTAATAAGCAGCCGTGTGGTAATTGATCTTTCCTTTATCGTTCATGCCAAACAGCATGTTGTTTCCTGCGGGACAGCCAAAATCGCTTTGCAAATTGTTTGGTTCCCAGCCGTATAAAAAAGCTTTTTCGCCACCGTTGCTTAAAAATTTTCCCACGATGTCGGCATTCATTAAGGCACCTTGTATCGTTACTTCTGAAATACCGGCAAAGGCCGAGTATCCGTATTCGCTAATGAAAAAAGGAAGAGGCTTTAATGCGGAAATAGAGCGCATGTCGTTCATTGCCTTGTCCAATCTTGACGGAGCTTGCAGCAATTGCAGCGCGGACGGTGCACACACGCTGTCGAAAGGATACCATTCGAAACTGAAAAAGTTATAGTTGCTTAAAGATTTCTTTTTATCAAGGTAAGAGACAAAACCCTGCATCCATTTTTTTGTTGGAAAGGGCTCGTCTAACTGGTCTAAAATAATGCCTTGCAAACTTGGACCACCAAGTGAAAGAGTAGGGTGCAGCTCTTTTATTTTTTTACTCCATTGCGCATAGAGTTCCGCAAAGTCAGCGGCATTCACCATCTGTCCATCGGGTTCCTCGCCAAGTTCTACGCCGCCAACGGCGTACTGTTTCTTCGTCACATAATCAACAAGACCGGTTGCATTCTCCGGTGTGTCGTACAGCAAGCCTGCTGAAAGCAAAGCCGGTGTGCCGCTGGTAATTCCTGAACGATAAAAACGGTCAATGCCAATTTGTTCCGTAAGCGAATCCATGTCAGTGCTTCGGTGCCAGGGATCGGTGGAAGAAACGTACACCTTGCTTTGCTCCTTCGCATTTGCAGCGTGATGAAGAAAATCGCGAAACTTTCCGTGTTCTATTCTTCCCGCGAACAATTCTTTTATCGCGTAGCCAAGCCCGTCGCGAACGTCGCTTGAACCCTTCGGTGCTTTGCCCGAACTCTCTTTCATGCGTATGCGCAGGAACCTTGCGCTTACCAATTCGTTCGCAAGATGAACGAATTGATTTCCGCTCTTTTTGTTTGTGAATTCACTCAACGGAAACGGCTTCCACACCTGCGGCGAATTAATTTCAAAATAACCGGCGTTATCAAAATAATCGTACACGGTTTTCGCGGCGTAATCAACGGTGAACGACGTGGCGAAAGGCTTTCCCCATAAAATCTTTACGGCATCAATGGGTACGTCGCAGCCAAGGTCCACGATTATCCATTGCGGGTGTTGCGCATTGGCTTCGCCGGTAAAATGTGCGTCGAGATAAGGATTCGATTTCCAAAAGCTTTTTTTATCGCCGTCCGTTATCCGCGAATAGCCATCGTTGTTTGCCTGGTCTATTGTATTGCCCCGGTGCGACAAACGATAACCGTAGGAAAGTGAAATGAAAGAAGCCGTATCAGTTGATGAAACCCAATAGCCTTGGTGGTGTTTTGCGTTGCTCCAAGTTCCTTCGGGATTCCAGTGCCATACTTCGTTTCCTAACTCCGTACGCAAACGGTAGGTGACTGGCTTAAAGCCCACCGACAACATGGCCTTAATATTTTGCGGCTGAAAAATGCGATCGTTCTCTCCTTTTTCATGCCCGTCAACGCCCACGCCAAAGGTTTTCAAAGGCACAAAGTTGTTTTGCAAATGCGCCGAATCGAAATAAACAGTAAGGGTAGAAGCCGTTTGGGCACTGGTTGAAAGGACAAGAAGAAAAAGGAGAGCAAGACTTGAGAAACACTTCTTCATACGATCGCAAAACCGCTACGGATGCGGCTATCGTTTGGTTGAAAGGCCAATAATACTATCTTTGCCGCACACCGGCGGATTTGTTTATTGTTCGGCCGTAACAGAACTAATAAACGCAAGAAACTCTCCCTGCACTGTTTTCCTGACGTTTATTAGAATTGTTTACGTGTTCACAGGTTCACCTGTTCATCGTGCTACGGTTCGCAACAGTACATTTTTCACGCCAACATGTGAACACGTAAACTCGTGAACAAGTGAACTGTTTTTAAAACAAATTGTATGGCAAACATTAAAGACCTGCTTCAGGAACGCATTCTCATCATTGACGGTGCTATGGGCACCATGATTCAGCGATACAAATTAACCGAGGCGGATTACCGTGGTGAACGGTTCAAGGATTGGCCTTCGGACGTAAAAGGCAACAACGACCTTTTGTGCCTCACGCAGCCGCACATCATCCGCGAAATACACGGTAAGTATCTGGATGCCGGCGCGGACATTATTGAAACAAACACCTTCAACGCACAGCGTGTTTCACTGGCCGATTACGGCATGGAAAGCCTTGCGTATGAAATCAATTTTGCAGCGGCAAAAATTGCGAAAGAAGCCTGCTCGCTTGTCGGTTCAGGCGAACAAAAATTTGTGGCCGGTGCATTGGGACCGATGAATAAAACGCTTTCGCTTTCACCCGACGTAAACAATCCGGGTTACCGTGCGCTAACGTTTGATGAAGCAGCGGATGCGTACTACGAACAAGTGAAAGGTTTGGTGGAAGGCGGCGTTGATTTGTTATTGATTGAAACCATTTTCGATACGCTGAACGCAAAGGCGGCCATTTTTGCCGTGAAAAAATATTTCCGCGACACGAAACAAAAAGAGTTGCCCATCATGATTTCGGGAACCATCACCGATGCGTCGGGGAGAACTTTGAGCGGGCAAACGCTGGAAGCCTTTTACAATTCCATTCGCCATGCAAGACCGTTAAGTGTTGGGTTGAATTGCGCTTTGGGTGCGCATGAAATGCGGCCGCACATTGAGGAGTTGAGCAGCATTGCGGAGTGTTACACATCGGCTTATCCAAACGCAGGACTGCCAAACGCGATGGGCGAATACGACGAGCAACCCGAAGACACGGCGCATTTTATAGAAGAATGGGCGAAGGATGGTTTTGTAAACATTGTGGGTGGTTGCTGCGGCACGACACCGGATCACATACGGCACATTGCGGAGCATGTAAGCAAACTGAATCCAAGAAAGTTGCCCGTCATTGAAACAACAACCGGTAAAGTAGAAGAAGAAATAGCAGTCGTTTAAATATTCGTGACCCTTTGTGCCTTTGCGCCTTAGTGGTTCAAATTGCAAACAAACTATGAGCGAAATAACCATCATCAAACCCTATCTCAAACTCTCCGGCCTTGAGCCGCTGACGATACGGCCCGAATCGAATTTTGTAAACGTTGGCGAACGCACCAACGTGACCGGCTCCAAAAAATTTGCGCGGCTCGTTCGTGAGAATAAATACGAAGAAGCGCTTTCGGTTGCACGGCAGCAAGTAGAAAACGGCGCACAGATTCTTGACGTGAACATGGACGATGCGCTGCTCGACGGCGTGAAAGCCATGACGATATTTTTGAACTTATTACAAGCCGAACCCGACATCGCAAAGATTCCCGTGATGATTGATTCCTCGAAGTTTGAGATTATTGAAGCGGGATTGAAATGTGTGCAGGGCAAGTGCATTGTAAATTCGATTTCGATGAAAGAAGGCGTGGAGAAATTTAAAGAACAGGCCTTCATTTGCCAGGCTTACGGAGCGGCCGTTGTCGTGATGGCGTTTGACGAGCAAGGCCAGGCTGACACACTCGAACGCCGTGTTACCATCTGCGAAAAGGCGTATGACATTCTTGTAAATGAAGTGGGTTTTGATCCGCAGGACATCATCTTCGACCCAAACATTTTTGCCATTGCCACCGGCATTGAAGAACACAACAACTACGCGGTTGATTTCATCGAAGCCACAAAGATTATCAAACAGAAAATGCCGCTGGCAAAAATCAGCGGTGGCGTGAGCAATGTGTCGTTTTCGTTTCGCGGCAACGATCACGTTCGCGAAGCCATTCATGCCGTCTTTCTTTATCACGCCATCAAAGCGGGCATGGACATGGGCATTGTGAATGCCGGACAGTTGGTAGTTTATGATCAAATTGAACCGCAGCTAAAAGAGTTGTGCGAAGACGTTATTCTGAATAAACGCCCCGATGCAACCGAACGTCTTGTTGCTTTTGCCGAGAAAGTGAAAGGCAAGGGCAAGGAAGAAGAGAAGAAAGACGAAGCGTGGCGAAACGCTTCCGTTGAAGAAAGATTGAAACACGCACTGGTAAACGGCATCACCGATTACATTGATGCCGATACCGAAGAAGCCAGACAAAAATATCCGAAGCCGCTTGATGTAATTGAAGGGCCGTTGATGGCCGGTATGGATGTGGTAGGTGATTTGTTCGGCAGCGGAAAAATGTTTTTACCGCAAGTGGTGAAAAGCGCAAGGGTCATGAAGAAATCGGTTGCCGTCTTGACGCCTTACATCGAAAAAGAAAAAGAAGAAAAAGCGGCACGCGGCGAAATTTCCCTTTCAGGTGCTCCAAAAATTTTGATGGCAACGGTGAAGGGCGACGTGCACGACATCGGCAAAAACATCGTAGGCGTGGTACTCGGTTGCAACGGTTACGACGTGGTTGATTTGGGCGTGATGGTTCCGGCGGACAAGATTTTAGAAACCGCGCAAAAAGAAGCCGCGGACGTGATTGGCCTAAGCGGATTAATCACGCCTTCGCTTGACGAGATGGTGCACATTGCCAAAGAAATGAAGCGCCGCAACATGAAGCAGCCTTTGTTGATCGGCGGCGCTACAACATCACGTACGCACACGGCGGTGAAGATTGCACCCGAATACGACAACGGCGTGGTGCATGTGTTGGATGCTTCGCGCAGCGTAACGGTGGTGAGCAATCTTCTAAACAAAGAAGGAAAAGAAAATTTTCTGAAGCAATCGGCAAAAGAATACGAAACCCTGCGGCAACAATTCGCCAACAAGCAAAAGCACAAGGTGTTGATTCCATACGAAGAAGCCGTTGTAACAAAAGAATATTTTGATTGGAAGAATTACCAGCCCACAAAGCCCGCCGTTGACGGCACAAAGGTTTTCAAAGACTTTGATTTGGGTACCATAGCCCGCTACATTGACTGGGGGCCGTTCTTTATTGGTTGGGAAATGCCGGGCCGCTTTCCGGATGTATTGAGCGATAAAATTTTTGGCACCGAAGCCACGCGGCTGTACAACGATGCACAAAACATGGTGAAGCAGATTGTAAATGAAAACTGGTTCAGCGCATCCGGCGTCATTGGCTTTTGGCCCGCCAACTCAAACAACAAAGACACCATCACGCTGCAAACGAAAGAGGGCGAAGTGAAATTAGAATCGCTGCGGCAGCAATTAAAAAAAGCGGTTGGGCAGCCTTCGTTTTCATTGGCCGATTTTGTTGCACCCGGCTCGTTCAAGCAGGATTACATGGGCGCTTTTGCCGTCACCATTCACGGTGCCAGAAAATGGATTGACAAGTTCATTGCCGAACACGACGAGTACAACAAAATACTGGTGCAAATTCTTGCCGATCGTTTTGTGGAAGCCTTTGCCGAATGTTTGCACGAACAAACAAGAAAGGAACACTGGGGTTATGAGAAGAACGAAACCCTTACGAACGAAGAATTAATCAAAGAACAATACAAAGGCATTCGCCCCGCGCCGGGTTATCCGGCTTGTCCTGATCATACGGAGAAGATCAAATTGTTTTCGTTGCTGAACGTTACCGAA
Coding sequences within:
- a CDS encoding Ig-like domain-containing protein, which codes for MRRTAFFLFALGFVVFWAVLSTGCANIIPPSGGPRDSLPPHLISVSPRDSTRNFHGNRIVFTFDEYIADPQDLPNTLLFTPTFEVNPEIAIRAKTVTLRFRDSLLPNTTYTFNFGNAIRDVNEGNAIKNFTYVLSTGPVLDSLSLSGKVILAETGKVDSSLIVMLHRNRTDSAVIKDRPEYFARLDGAGNFRFQNLPRDTFALYALGDAGTIRRYQDTSKLFAFANDPVIPGVTKDLVLYAYRSRQPSAATSAARNGNNTTEKRLRFSANPSGGNLDLQSDFSLNFQSPLRSFDSSKVLLTTDTTFAPVRYTVSLDSLRTTLRLRSAWAEGKRYNLILNKDFADDSAGRKLLKTDTLNFTTKKLSDYGKLNIRIRNLDTSRNPVLQFLQNDGVVFSVNIKGGVYRSTLFNPGDYDLRILYDTNNNGKWDPGRFFGAKRQPEIAQPVSRKIVVKAGGDNDFDVTL
- a CDS encoding homocysteine S-methyltransferase family protein — its product is MANIKDLLQERILIIDGAMGTMIQRYKLTEADYRGERFKDWPSDVKGNNDLLCLTQPHIIREIHGKYLDAGADIIETNTFNAQRVSLADYGMESLAYEINFAAAKIAKEACSLVGSGEQKFVAGALGPMNKTLSLSPDVNNPGYRALTFDEAADAYYEQVKGLVEGGVDLLLIETIFDTLNAKAAIFAVKKYFRDTKQKELPIMISGTITDASGRTLSGQTLEAFYNSIRHARPLSVGLNCALGAHEMRPHIEELSSIAECYTSAYPNAGLPNAMGEYDEQPEDTAHFIEEWAKDGFVNIVGGCCGTTPDHIRHIAEHVSKLNPRKLPVIETTTGKVEEEIAVV
- a CDS encoding discoidin domain-containing protein, which encodes MKKCFSSLALLFLLVLSTSAQTASTLTVYFDSAHLQNNFVPLKTFGVGVDGHEKGENDRIFQPQNIKAMLSVGFKPVTYRLRTELGNEVWHWNPEGTWSNAKHHQGYWVSSTDTASFISLSYGYRLSHRGNTIDQANNDGYSRITDGDKKSFWKSNPYLDAHFTGEANAQHPQWIIVDLGCDVPIDAVKILWGKPFATSFTVDYAAKTVYDYFDNAGYFEINSPQVWKPFPLSEFTNKKSGNQFVHLANELVSARFLRIRMKESSGKAPKGSSDVRDGLGYAIKELFAGRIEHGKFRDFLHHAANAKEQSKVYVSSTDPWHRSTDMDSLTEQIGIDRFYRSGITSGTPALLSAGLLYDTPENATGLVDYVTKKQYAVGGVELGEEPDGQMVNAADFAELYAQWSKKIKELHPTLSLGGPSLQGIILDQLDEPFPTKKWMQGFVSYLDKKKSLSNYNFFSFEWYPFDSVCAPSALQLLQAPSRLDKAMNDMRSISALKPLPFFISEYGYSAFAGISEVTIQGALMNADIVGKFLSNGGEKAFLYGWEPNNLQSDFGCPAGNNMLFGMNDKGKINYHTAAYYGAEMMRHWTEPFSKPLQVYSASSNVKTTAGEEIISAYALRLPDETWSLLLINKDSAKSYPIKLKIANGQSEESISYPLTVYQYSGEQYQWKDDGLNGHPLKELPPVKKAIQRSEALLLPPYSLTVVRSSKQ
- the recR gene encoding recombination mediator RecR; amino-acid sequence: MQFSSSLLENAVNEFAKLPGIGKKTALRLVLHLLKQDSEDVEHFSETMSRMRNEIKFCQRCHNVADADICSICANSLRKQEMICVVENIRDVIALESTQQFSGTYHVLGGVISPLDGVGPNQLNIDTLIHRVQKEGTSEVIFALSPTIQGDTTIYYIQKKLPAETKVTTIARGIAFGGELEYADEMTLARSLQNRLPVDSYVSSR